Below is a genomic region from Granulibacter bethesdensis CGDNIH1.
ATGTTGCGCAGGAAAGCCTCGCTCCCCCATCCGGAGCATCCGGCTCTGCCGGTATCCAGTCCACGCCTGCTCCGACTATTCAGAATCAGGCAGAGACCAGTGCTTCTGATATTGGTCCGCTGCCGGAACAGGTGGAGCAGGGGGTTCCAAGCCCCGGCAATCTGTATATCAAAGCAGGGGTTTTTGGTGGCATGCGGGCTGCTTCGATTCAGGCTTCCCGGCTGGGAGCGATAGGGGCAAGAGTTGAACGTGCCAGGGTGAACGGGCAGGAACGTAATACGGTTTTGATAGGGCCGTTCGCCACCATTGCCGAGGCGGATGCAGCGCTGGATCGTGCTCTGGCGGCAGGCGTGCCGGATGCCCGCATTGTCGTTGCCACCGATAGCCGTCAGTTGATCGACTAGGAGTTTGCCAGACGTGTCCAGCTATCCTGATCTATCCCGCCGCGCGATATTGGGTGGTGTTGCCGGTGCTGCCATGATGGCAGGCGGCGTATCAGAGGGGTGGGCACGCGGCAAGGCAGGCGCGTCTCATCGTAAAAAAGACGCGGCCAAGGCGGCAGAGGCTACGGCGGAACCTCAGGGATCACCTGCGAACACGCCGTTCGGGCCTTATGACACGGTGGCGAAATGGGCCGTTGTGGTCGATTTCAATACGGGTGCTACCCTGTTGGATAAGGAGGCGGATGTGCAGATGCCGCCTTCTTCCATGACCAAGCTGATGACCGCCTATATCGTCTATGGCGAGTTGAAGGCCGGGAAGCTGCAAATGGATCAGATGCTTCCTGTCAGTGAAAAGGCATGGCGTCTGCAAGGTTCGAAAATGTTTGTGCCTTATCCGGGCAGTGTGAAGGTTGAGGATCTGATCCGCGGTATGATCGTGGATTCCGGTAATGATGCCTGCATCGTGCTGGCAGAGGGTATCGCCGGATCGGAGCAGCAATTTGTCGATCTGATGAACCAGAAAGCCAAATTGCTGGGGCTGACCAACAGCAATTTCGAAAACTGTACCGGCATGCCTTCCGCCAACCACCATATGTCGGTGCGTGATATTGCGACGCTGGCCCGTCGCATTATTCAGGATTTCCCTGAATATTATCACTTCGATTCGGAAAAGACCTTTAAATACAATAATATCGAGCAGCAGAACCGGAATCCGCTGGTTCAGAAAGGCATCGCTGACGGGTTGAAAACCGGTCACACCGATGCTGGTGGCTATGGCGTTTGTGCCAGTGCCGAGCGCAACAAACGCCGCGTGATTCTGGTGGTGAATGGTCTGACAACCTCCCATCAGCGGGCGTCAGAGAGCGAACGCCTTCTGGAATGGGCTTTCAGTCAGTTCGAGAATGTGACGCTGTTCACCGCAGGGGACACCATCGACAGCGCCCCGGTTTATCTTGGCACCAGCAAGACCGTGCCGCTGGTGGGGGGCAAGGATCTGGTGGTGACGATGCCGCGCCAGTGGCAGAAAAAGGCGAAAATCTCCATTTCCTATGATGCTCCGGTGCGTGCGCCGGTGACAAAGGGGGCCGCGCTTGGAACCCTGACCATCAGTGGAGATGGTGTGCCAAATCTGACTGTACCTCTTCTGGCAGGTGCTGATGTGCCGCGTCTGGCTCTTCCGTCCCGTGCGATGGCGGTGCTGACCCATTATGTCACCGGCAGCTGATTTTTCCGCAGGCACGCCTGTATCCGAGCATGTCGGACCGCGATGAGAGCGTATCATCACGGTAACCTGCGGGAGGCGCTGGTCAGCGTCGGGCTTGAGTTGATCGCCGAGCGCGGCAATACCGGCTTTACCAATGCCGAGATCGCGCGTGCCGTTGGAGTCAGCCCGGCAGCGCCCTATCGCCATTTCCGGGACCGGAATGAGCTGATCGCCGAAATCGGCCGCCGTGGCTATGCCCTGTTCGAGGAAGCGTTGATCACCGCCTGGAATGGTGGCCGACCGGACCCGGTCAGTGCCATAGAACAGTGCGGGCGGGCTTATCTGTCTTTCGCCCGTCAACACCGGGCTTACTATACCGCTATGTTTGAGCCGGGTTTTGCGTTGGAAGAAGTACCAGCCCTGCTGACGGCCGCTGAAAGAGCTTTCGGCGTGATCCGCATGGCGACAGAGCACGCCTGCACCACATTGCCACGTGAAAAGCGGCCTCCGGCTTTGATGGTGGCGCTGCATATCTGGTCGATGGCGCATGGCATAGCGTCGCTTTTTGTGGGCAGACAAGACCACACGCGCCGGAAGCTGCCGATGACGCCGGAGGAGCTTTTGGAAGCAGGGTTGCTGATCTATCTCCAGTCGCTGGGTTTGCAGAATAGTGGAGACGTCTCTTGAAACGCGGTTTTCCTTGCCCATCTATGTGAATGTGACTTACATTCACATAGAAAGTGTCAGATGAGGGGCATGTCCATGTGGGCTGAACGGATTGACGTTTTCGGCAAGGCGGGCTGGCTTGCCGTGATCATTCTGGGCTTCATGCTGTGGTGGCCGCTGGGATTGTTGGCGTTGGGGTTCCTGAGCGCGAGCGGTCGTCTCCATGCCTGGAAAACGGCCCGGGCTGAAGGGGGCGGCTGCGGTTGGGGTAGCCCATTCGCATATGGCTGTGCCAGCCAGACGACCGGAGAAGGCGTGAAAGAATTTTTCTCCCGCGCATGGGCGCAAAGGGGTTCTGGCCGAGGGAGTGACCGTCAGACTGGCAGGAGCGGCAATGAAGCGTTCGATGCCTATCGGGAGGAAACACTCCGCAGGCTGGAGGAAGAGCAGCGCGAATTTCAGGACTATCTGCACCGCCTGCGTCAGGCTCGGGACAAACAGGAATTTGACCAGTTCATGGCCGAGCAGCGTAACCGCCGTCAAACGAGCCATGCTCAGGGTGATGAAACGCAGTCGGCAGAAAACATTGAGCATCAGCCTGCACCGTAATCTGTTTCCATCTGACGAATGCCAGCTGATGAATGAATAACGAGCGGGTGGTCCTTGGCCGGACTGCCCGTTTTGATTCTGCTTTCATGCAGACGGCTGCCAGTGCATATCAGGCTCATGCCAAGTACAGACGCCCTGAATCGATTTTCATCCTCTTCCGGCCGTTTCATCACTCTGGAGGGCGGTGAGGGGGCGGGTAAATCCACCCAGACCCGCGCCCTTGCGGAGGCGCTGGAGAGTTTGGGCATCAGAACTCTTGTCACCAGAGAACCGGGCGGGACAGAAGGTGCGGAGCAGCTTCGCTCCCTGCTGCTGTATGGCCCGGACTGGGATGGTCTGGCCGAGACCCTGCTGCATTTCGCGGCCAGGGCGCAGCACGTCGCCAGAACCATCCGGCCTGCACTGGAACAGGGTATCTGGGTTCTGTGCGACCGGTATTATGATTCGACCATGGCCTATCAGGGATATTGTCAGGGGGCGGACAGGCAGCGGATTGCAGCGTTATCGGCATGGCTGGGACTGGACCCGGAGGTAACATTAGTGCTCGATGCGCCGGTCGAGGCATCAGTGCAGCGGCTGGCTACACGCTCCGGCACCCTGACCGTGGCTGACCGGTACGAGCGTCTCGGTAAGCCGTTTTTTGAGCAGGTCCGGGCGGCTTTTCTGGATATTGCCGCGTCCAGCCCGCAGCGTTGCGTTGTACTGGACGGGATACGCCCCCCTGCCGAGGTTACCCGTATGGCGCTGGCCGCATTGGCGGAGAAGCTGGGTGATCCGCGTCTGGCCCCAGCGGCGGGGGTTGCATGACAGAGGAAACACCTCGTCAGACATCGCGGCTGTATGGCCATGAGGCGGCAGAAGCCACCCTTGCTTCCAGTGTCCGTTCAGGGCGCCTGCATCACGCCTGGCTGCTGACCGGCCCCGCCGGGATTGGCAAGGCGACGCTGGCGTACCGATTTGCCCGTTGGCTGCTGGCTGGAGCACCAGAGGGGGGAAGTTCACAACATGAGAAGAAGGCGGATAGCCCGTTATGGCTGTCGCCGGAACATCCTGTTTTCAGGCGTGTGGCTGCCGACACCCATGCCGATCTGTTGAGCATTGAGGCTGGCTGGGATGAGCGCCGCAAGCGCCAGCGCACCGAAATTGTCGTCGATGACGTGCGGGAGATTGCCTCTTTCCTCCATCTGACACCGGCGGAAGGCGGCTGGCGGGTCGTGATCGTCGATGGAGCCGATACGCTGAACCGTCATGCCGCCAATGCGCTGTTGAAAGTGCTGGAAGAGCCTCCGCCAAGAGCGATCCTGCTGTTGAGTTGTTCTTCTCCCGGCAGGCTTTTGCCGACGATCCGCTCCCGCTGCCGTATGCTGCGGCTTCAGGCGCTGGAAGCTGCGCCCATGCAGGATGTGCTGGCCACCCTGCTGCCTGATCTGGCGGCGGCTGAGCGCGATCTGTTGGCCGGGCTTGCGGAGGGTGCGCCGGGCCGTGCGCTGCAACTGGCGAAGGAGGACGGGCTGGCCCTGTCCCGTCTGGCAGAGGATATTCTGCGTGCCCCTCCATCAGCCAGCCATCGGTACGATCTGGCCGATATGCTGACTAAAGGGGACACGGCTTTTTCAACCTTCATGCTGCTGCTGCGGGCCACATTGGCCAGAATGGTGCGGCAGGCGGCGCGCTCCGGCAGTGGGTCGGATGAATTCCTTTGCCTTCGCCCACTTGATGCGTGGAGCGACGTGTGGCACGCGCTGGGACGTCTTCAGGATGAGACCGAGCGTTTCCACCTGGATAAAAGGCAGGC
It encodes:
- a CDS encoding D-alanyl-D-alanine carboxypeptidase family protein produces the protein MPDVSSYPDLSRRAILGGVAGAAMMAGGVSEGWARGKAGASHRKKDAAKAAEATAEPQGSPANTPFGPYDTVAKWAVVVDFNTGATLLDKEADVQMPPSSMTKLMTAYIVYGELKAGKLQMDQMLPVSEKAWRLQGSKMFVPYPGSVKVEDLIRGMIVDSGNDACIVLAEGIAGSEQQFVDLMNQKAKLLGLTNSNFENCTGMPSANHHMSVRDIATLARRIIQDFPEYYHFDSEKTFKYNNIEQQNRNPLVQKGIADGLKTGHTDAGGYGVCASAERNKRRVILVVNGLTTSHQRASESERLLEWAFSQFENVTLFTAGDTIDSAPVYLGTSKTVPLVGGKDLVVTMPRQWQKKAKISISYDAPVRAPVTKGAALGTLTISGDGVPNLTVPLLAGADVPRLALPSRAMAVLTHYVTGS
- a CDS encoding DNA polymerase III subunit delta', with the translated sequence MTEETPRQTSRLYGHEAAEATLASSVRSGRLHHAWLLTGPAGIGKATLAYRFARWLLAGAPEGGSSQHEKKADSPLWLSPEHPVFRRVAADTHADLLSIEAGWDERRKRQRTEIVVDDVREIASFLHLTPAEGGWRVVIVDGADTLNRHAANALLKVLEEPPPRAILLLSCSSPGRLLPTIRSRCRMLRLQALEAAPMQDVLATLLPDLAAAERDLLAGLAEGAPGRALQLAKEDGLALSRLAEDILRAPPSASHRYDLADMLTKGDTAFSTFMLLLRATLARMVRQAARSGSGSDEFLCLRPLDAWSDVWHALGRLQDETERFHLDKRQAIFAGLSLLDPS
- the tmk gene encoding dTMP kinase; this translates as MPSTDALNRFSSSSGRFITLEGGEGAGKSTQTRALAEALESLGIRTLVTREPGGTEGAEQLRSLLLYGPDWDGLAETLLHFAARAQHVARTIRPALEQGIWVLCDRYYDSTMAYQGYCQGADRQRIAALSAWLGLDPEVTLVLDAPVEASVQRLATRSGTLTVADRYERLGKPFFEQVRAAFLDIAASSPQRCVVLDGIRPPAEVTRMALAALAEKLGDPRLAPAAGVA
- a CDS encoding TetR/AcrR family transcriptional regulator, coding for MRAYHHGNLREALVSVGLELIAERGNTGFTNAEIARAVGVSPAAPYRHFRDRNELIAEIGRRGYALFEEALITAWNGGRPDPVSAIEQCGRAYLSFARQHRAYYTAMFEPGFALEEVPALLTAAERAFGVIRMATEHACTTLPREKRPPALMVALHIWSMAHGIASLFVGRQDHTRRKLPMTPEELLEAGLLIYLQSLGLQNSGDVS
- a CDS encoding DUF2852 domain-containing protein, with the translated sequence MSMWAERIDVFGKAGWLAVIILGFMLWWPLGLLALGFLSASGRLHAWKTARAEGGGCGWGSPFAYGCASQTTGEGVKEFFSRAWAQRGSGRGSDRQTGRSGNEAFDAYREETLRRLEEEQREFQDYLHRLRQARDKQEFDQFMAEQRNRRQTSHAQGDETQSAENIEHQPAP